The following are encoded in a window of Pygocentrus nattereri isolate fPygNat1 chromosome 5, fPygNat1.pri, whole genome shotgun sequence genomic DNA:
- the bend3 gene encoding BEN domain-containing protein 3, which produces MSSSEPDVNTDGTVPEKDVKAEKDTDDSTDHEKTPSLECFTRRLTKRPASHISLDGLNAEQYRSSCRKRAKIGEHLQDGGSEDTPKSHGIRSSPQERTILSYRKPLYSISHRITEKKATSSLDQLGQHEPGIRVSHNGIIFPKLGSPGEHNRFESPSAAESTASPVSSETHLYPLFEKMFFILNTLNSSMTQLHSKVDLLSLEVTRIKKQIKPAEMPMEFQPPPEYLLTSEELAQLMEQTSTAGELGCRLLVQLFPELFTAKECAHGCKSCSAASKRTLDSLHLQLIRNYVEVCYPLVKNGNVWQTECLMQINDFFNRFWAQKDLESGQICGKQTPVVLGFDVVQNHGCHFINEEGQDERLSLDSGENSNNGSHLGNAKSDAAFDTQDTGEDPDDITSPEDFIVFLLNRLFPEVFEEGRLPEGHSTVGQLIIGSDRLDIIRKYMEANFPDIPEDTWMQLCVQRMEEALENAPTDGSNLDNNHEESYDSACLPDDISIVKVSDLCDYDKPNRRSKKSWLEPVDFDEMNIPLPDFDVPQEYLLTKEQLKSIYNSSLSIGNFASRLLVLMFPELFTYENARKHYNCSGSLGKKQLDPVRVSLIRHYVQLLYPRAKNDRVWTLEFVGKLDERCRRRDTEQRRSYQQHRKVSVPEQELDPRDFGTVSQINPLNPERLKEDFEVPSLPPEKSSKDFCKIPLEDLTVSTPDFPVPSTYLLSDAEVREIVQQSLSVGNFAARLLVRLFPELFTQENLRLQYNHSGACNKKQLDPVRLRLIRHYVEAVYPVDKIEEVWHYECVPSIDERCRRPNRKKCDILKKAKRSNSTVS; this is translated from the coding sequence ATTGGAGAACACCTCCAAGATGGAGGCTCTGAGGACACGCCCAAGTCACATGGCATTCGGTCATCTCCTCAAGAGAGAACTATCTTGTCATACAGGAAACCTCTGTACAGCATCTCCCACCGTATCACTGAGAAGAAGGCCACATCCAGCTTGGACCAGCTTGGACAGCACGAGCCTGGAATCCGTGTCAGCCACAATGGCATCATTTTCCCAAAGCTGGGCAGCCCAGGGGAGCACAATCGATTTGAGTCCCCTTCAGCTGCAGAGTCCACTGCATCCCCTGTATCCTCGGAAACCCACCTGTACCCGCTCTTTGAGAAGATGTTCTTCATCCTCAACACCCTAAACTCTAGCATGACCCAGCTGCACAGCAAGGTCGACCTCCTATCACTGGAGGTGACCCGCATCAAGAAGCAGATCAAGCCTGCGGAGATGCCTATGGAATTCCAGCCTCCACCAGAATACCTCTTGACGAGTGAGGAGCTCGCTCAGTTGATGGAGCAAACCTCCACAGCTGGTGAGCTGGGCTGCAGGCTGCTAGTCCAACTCTTCCCAGAACTTTTTACGGCCAAGGAATGTGCACATGGTTGCAAATCCTGCAGTGCTGCAAGTAAACGCACTCTGGATTCTTTGCACCTTCAGCTCATACGCAACTATGTGGAGGTCTGCTACCCGCTGGTCAAGAATGGCAACGTTTGGCAGACCGAGTGCCTCATGCAGATCAATGACTTTTTCAATCGTTTCTGGGCTCAGAAGGATTTGGAGAGTGGGCAGATCTGTGGGAAACAGACTCCAGTGGTCCTTGGCTTTGATGTGGTCCAAAACCATGGCTGTCATTTCATCAATGAGGAAGGACAAGACGAAAGACTCTCGCTTGACTCTGGAGAGAACAGCAACAATGGTAGTCATCTTGGCAATGCCAAATCAGATGCTGCCTTTGATACTCAAGACACTGGGGAGGATCCTGATGACATCACCTCACCTGAAGACTTCATCGTGTTTCTTTTAAATAGACTCTTTCCAGAAGTGTTTGAAGAGGGTAGGCTGCCTGAGGGTCACAGCACTGTGGGACAGTTGATTATCGGTTCAGACAGACTGGACATTATACGCAAGTACATGGAGGCGAATTTTCCAGATATACCTGAAGACACTTGGATGCAGTTGTGCGTCCAGCGAATGGAGGAAGCTCTTGAGAATGCCCCCACTGATGGCAGTAACCTGGACAACAACCATGAGGAGAGCTACGACTCTGCTTGCCTCCCTGACGACATTTCCATAGTCAAGGTCAGTGACCTTTGTGATTATGACAAGCCTAATCGTAGGTCGAAGAAGTCTTGGCTGGAACCTGTTGATTTTGACGAAATGAACATCCCGCTACCAGATTTTGATGTTCCTCAAGAGTACCTGCTCACCAAGGAACAGCTAAAGAGCATCTACAACAGCAGTTTGTCTATTGGAAACTTCGCCTCCCGCCTCCTGGTCCTCATGTTCCCTGAACTGTTCACGTATGAAAATGCACGTAAACACTACAATTGCAGTGGTTCCTTGGGCAAGAAGCAGTTGGATCCCGTCCGGGTCAGCCTCATTCGCCATTATGTCCAGCTGCTCTACCCTAGGGCCAAGAACGACCGCGTCTGGACGCTTGAGTTTGTCGGCAAGCTGGACGAACGCTGCAGGCGAAGGGACACAGAGCAGCGTCGGTCCTATCAGCAACACCGCAAAGTCTCCGTCCCTGAGCAAGAACTCGATCCTAGAGACTTTGGGACCGTTAGCCAGATCAACCCACTAAACCCAGAGCGCCTCAAGGAGGATTTCGAAGTGCCCTCACTACCACCCGAGAAAAGTAGCAAAGACTTCTGCAAGATCCCTCTAGAAGACCTCACGGTGTCCACCCCAGACTTTCCAGTGCCTTCCACCTACCTTCTCTCGGACGCCGAAGTTCGAGAAATAGTTCAGCAGAGTCTGTCCGTTGGGAACTTTGCCGCCCGGCTTCTCGTGCGCCTGTTTCCAGAGCTTTTTACGCAGGAAAACTTGAGGCTTCAGTACAACCACTCCGGTGCCTGCAACAAGAAGCAGCTCGACCCTGTGCGCCTTCGACTCATACGCCATTACGTGGAGGCTGTGTATCCCGTGGACAAAATCGAGGAGGTTTGGCACTACGAATGTGTACCTAGCATTGACGAGCGATGCAGGCGCCCGAATCGCAAGAAATGCGACATTCTGAAAAAGGCCAAGAGATCGAACAGCACTGTGTCATGA